From the genome of Candidatus Nitrosocosmicus oleophilus, one region includes:
- a CDS encoding FxLYD domain-containing protein gives MSFALATNESLFALEAVQTQLTEDQNKFHHIIGIAQNNMNMTLDNIFVHVIISDNNDTILGNYSNQVAVHPLGPSEETPFDVLIYDKNHNNQVKNYTVDFTYNGTKITKKALEIHSTSSKLDATGFYYISGRITNNMNNISTSTTVIAALYDKNNDLIGIWKAQSEPYNIPPLSTASFTIPVTDRSQGFNIYNYTLYSNNS, from the coding sequence ATGTCGTTTGCTCTAGCAACTAATGAATCATTGTTTGCCTTAGAAGCAGTACAAACCCAATTGACTGAAGATCAAAACAAATTCCATCACATAATTGGCATAGCTCAAAATAATATGAATATGACGTTGGATAACATTTTTGTGCATGTGATTATCTCGGATAACAATGATACCATATTAGGTAATTATAGCAATCAAGTTGCGGTGCATCCGTTAGGTCCATCGGAAGAAACTCCGTTTGATGTTCTCATATATGATAAGAATCACAACAATCAGGTAAAAAATTATACAGTTGACTTTACTTACAATGGGACAAAAATCACCAAAAAAGCTCTTGAAATACACTCTACGAGTTCCAAATTAGATGCAACTGGATTTTACTATATAAGTGGCAGAATTACCAACAATATGAATAATATTTCCACAAGTACAACCGTAATTGCAGCCTTGTATGATAAAAATAATGATCTAATTGGTATATGGAAAGCCCAGTCAGAACCATACAATATACCCCCATTGTCGACAGCTTCCTTTACAATTCCAGTAACAGATCGCTCACAGGGATTCAATATCTACAATTACACATTGTATTCAAATAATTCGTGA
- a CDS encoding metallophosphoesterase, with protein MIETSGYKNFLVISDIHIGLEDKIRRNGILIDPRQNIDESIKLLTNIHWETGVNELIILGDLKSSIRIITRTEWDNVPYFLESLNKLFNVYLIPGNHDGNIKQLLPENVNLMRSKGIEFDNILLTHGHTLPRIGMNVEKIIVGHLHPIIQKEGSILQGNKIWVKINLTKKDLLEKNQKQNTRKLEIIIMPHFNNILDYYGKRNRNTSGTSGKSKLPLLDNMINRLNWSVEKAFLFTMDGSIIGSEVDLAELLY; from the coding sequence ATGATAGAGACCTCAGGTTACAAGAATTTTCTAGTAATTTCAGATATTCATATTGGTCTGGAAGACAAAATAAGAAGAAATGGTATACTAATTGATCCAAGACAAAATATAGATGAATCCATAAAGCTATTGACCAACATTCATTGGGAAACTGGTGTCAATGAATTAATCATCCTTGGCGATTTAAAATCATCCATAAGAATCATAACTAGAACCGAATGGGATAACGTTCCTTATTTTTTGGAATCATTAAACAAATTATTCAATGTCTATCTCATTCCAGGCAACCATGATGGCAACATTAAGCAATTATTACCAGAAAATGTCAATCTAATGCGTTCAAAGGGTATTGAATTTGACAACATTCTTTTAACACATGGTCACACTCTCCCTCGAATTGGAATGAATGTAGAAAAGATTATCGTAGGGCATTTGCATCCGATAATTCAAAAAGAAGGAAGTATATTGCAGGGTAACAAAATTTGGGTAAAAATCAATTTAACCAAAAAAGATTTGTTGGAAAAAAACCAGAAACAAAATACTAGAAAGCTAGAAATCATTATCATGCCACATTTCAACAACATTCTAGACTACTATGGTAAGAGAAATAGGAACACATCTGGGACAAGCGGAAAATCTAAATTACCTTTGCTTGATAACATGATAAATAGGTTAAACTGGTCTGTAGAAAAAGCTTTTTTATTTACCATGGATGGATCGATCATTGGTTCGGAAGTGGATTTAGCAGAGCTACTTTACTAG
- the carB gene encoding carbamoyl-phosphate synthase (glutamine-hydrolyzing) large subunit, with the protein MKEEGTSSVLINPNIATIQTDSKFADKVYLLPINRNYVERVIEIERPDSIMLSYGGQTALNCGVDLYENEVLKKYGISVLNTSVEGIKLTEDRQEFKDAMVKSNVPVLESATAYSYEEALRVSKEIGFPVIIRVAYTLGGRGGGVAYNEYDLQEIVQRGLSLSMVHQVLIERYVGEWKQIEYEVMRDSVGNNVIICNMENVLGMKVHTGDNIVVAPSQTLNNHEYHMLRDAALRATTYCKINGECNIQFGLNPLSDEYCAIEINARLSRSSALASKATGYPLAYMAAKIGLGYTLPELVNTITKVTSACFEPALDYMVVKMPRWDFRKFELVKRKLGSAMKSVGEVMAIGKNFEEVIQKAIRMCEIGKDGLVANEGDENEYNSINRQIENSKANHDTSIIEKIEYSLIHPDDEIIFNVVKAIKVGFSIDRINKLSSIDPWFLIKIKNVIDKENELKNSKFDLHLIEESKKLGFSDKQVGRCMNLQEDQVREVRKKFGITPVVKQIDTLAAEWPAKTNYLYVTYNGKSDDLSFGDVKKDRSIIVLGAGPYRIGSSVEFDWATVNMVFGLRKNGVNNISIINCNPETVSTDYDVPDRLYFEELTLERVLDIYEKENPKGLVACVGGQSANNLVSKLSKHDVQILGTSSKDVDNAEDRSKFSHLLDVLGIKQPPWKMFTNLAESKRFANIEGYPVLVRPSYVLSGAAMKVIWSETQLEQFILEASSVSPDYPIVISKFLEEASEVEVDAIGGTNEIVIGSIIEHIDNAGIHSGDAMMCIPPWRLNRETMETIIENTVKIGKALNVKGPLNIQYLVKDNEVYVIEANVRASRSMPFVSKFYDLNLIELAARSILGFDFQTIDNEHWLKKSGFGIKVPQFSFMQLEGADIVLGVEMQSTGEVACFGNSFYDALSKSYLAAGYSLPTAGAALITIGGTRNKEKLLPIVSLISALGFKILATEHTAEYFKKSGLENVELVYKISEPERNPNILSLLTERKINFIVNIPSTSTIEKYVGMLYDEYQIRRKAVEMGVPVLTTVESTVSFVKTLEWTKHNEPTVRPMDSY; encoded by the coding sequence TTGAAAGAAGAAGGCACATCTAGTGTCCTTATTAATCCAAACATTGCAACCATTCAAACAGATAGTAAATTTGCAGACAAAGTCTATTTGTTGCCAATAAATAGGAACTATGTTGAGCGGGTTATTGAAATAGAAAGACCTGATTCTATTATGCTAAGTTATGGTGGACAAACTGCATTAAACTGCGGAGTAGACCTATATGAAAATGAAGTTCTTAAGAAATATGGTATAAGCGTTCTAAATACGTCTGTTGAGGGTATAAAGTTAACAGAAGATAGACAGGAATTTAAAGATGCAATGGTGAAAAGCAACGTTCCCGTTCTAGAAAGTGCTACTGCCTATTCATATGAGGAAGCCCTGAGAGTCTCAAAGGAAATTGGTTTCCCTGTGATAATAAGGGTTGCATATACTCTAGGTGGACGCGGAGGTGGTGTAGCATACAATGAATATGATTTGCAGGAAATAGTTCAACGAGGTTTGTCATTGAGTATGGTTCATCAGGTTCTGATTGAAAGATATGTTGGTGAATGGAAGCAGATCGAATATGAAGTAATGAGGGATTCTGTCGGAAACAACGTGATTATATGCAATATGGAAAATGTCTTGGGGATGAAAGTTCACACTGGGGATAATATTGTTGTTGCCCCATCACAAACACTGAATAATCACGAATATCATATGCTGCGAGATGCCGCACTAAGAGCTACAACGTATTGTAAAATCAATGGCGAATGTAATATCCAATTTGGATTGAATCCATTATCTGATGAATATTGCGCTATTGAAATTAACGCACGACTATCACGATCCTCGGCCCTAGCTAGCAAAGCCACAGGTTATCCCTTGGCATATATGGCAGCAAAAATAGGTTTAGGATATACGTTACCTGAGCTTGTAAACACGATCACAAAAGTGACTTCAGCATGTTTCGAACCTGCGTTGGACTATATGGTAGTTAAAATGCCCCGCTGGGATTTCAGGAAATTTGAGTTAGTAAAAAGAAAATTGGGAAGTGCTATGAAGTCTGTTGGTGAAGTAATGGCTATTGGGAAAAATTTCGAAGAAGTTATACAGAAAGCCATTAGGATGTGCGAAATCGGCAAGGACGGGTTAGTGGCAAATGAGGGGGATGAAAATGAATATAATTCCATAAATCGACAAATTGAAAACTCGAAAGCTAATCATGATACTTCCATTATAGAAAAAATAGAATACTCATTAATTCATCCAGACGATGAAATAATTTTCAACGTTGTAAAAGCAATAAAGGTTGGATTCAGTATTGATAGAATAAACAAACTCTCATCTATTGATCCTTGGTTTCTGATTAAAATTAAGAATGTTATTGACAAAGAGAATGAATTGAAAAATTCAAAATTTGACTTGCATCTAATTGAAGAATCTAAAAAACTTGGATTTTCTGATAAACAAGTTGGCCGATGTATGAATCTACAAGAAGATCAAGTTAGGGAGGTTAGAAAAAAATTCGGGATAACTCCGGTGGTAAAGCAAATTGATACATTGGCCGCTGAATGGCCCGCAAAAACAAATTATTTATACGTTACATACAACGGCAAGTCAGATGACTTGTCATTTGGTGATGTTAAAAAAGACAGATCCATAATTGTCCTTGGAGCTGGCCCATACAGGATTGGAAGTAGCGTTGAATTTGACTGGGCAACTGTTAACATGGTATTTGGCCTAAGAAAGAATGGGGTAAATAATATATCTATCATAAATTGCAATCCGGAAACGGTTTCCACAGATTATGACGTTCCAGATAGATTATACTTTGAAGAGTTGACTTTGGAAAGGGTTTTGGATATTTATGAAAAAGAGAATCCTAAAGGTTTAGTAGCTTGCGTTGGCGGACAAAGTGCAAACAATTTAGTTTCTAAACTGAGCAAACATGATGTCCAAATCCTAGGGACGTCCAGCAAAGACGTAGATAATGCAGAGGATCGTTCTAAATTTAGTCATTTACTGGATGTGTTAGGAATAAAACAGCCACCTTGGAAAATGTTTACCAATTTGGCAGAATCTAAAAGGTTTGCGAATATAGAAGGCTATCCTGTTTTAGTAAGACCATCATATGTTTTAAGTGGTGCGGCCATGAAGGTTATTTGGAGTGAAACTCAACTCGAGCAGTTCATTTTGGAAGCTTCTAGTGTAAGTCCTGATTATCCAATAGTAATAAGTAAATTTTTGGAAGAAGCATCTGAAGTCGAAGTTGATGCAATTGGGGGCACAAATGAAATTGTAATTGGTTCCATTATTGAGCACATTGATAACGCAGGAATCCACTCCGGAGATGCTATGATGTGCATTCCACCGTGGCGACTCAATCGGGAAACTATGGAAACCATAATTGAAAACACAGTTAAGATAGGTAAAGCATTGAACGTAAAAGGTCCACTAAACATCCAGTATCTGGTAAAGGATAATGAAGTTTATGTGATTGAAGCTAATGTCAGGGCATCTCGTTCAATGCCTTTTGTATCAAAGTTCTATGACTTGAATCTAATTGAATTGGCTGCAAGATCCATTCTCGGTTTTGATTTTCAAACAATCGATAATGAGCATTGGCTCAAGAAATCTGGCTTTGGAATCAAGGTACCGCAATTTTCTTTTATGCAATTGGAGGGAGCTGATATTGTATTGGGAGTTGAGATGCAGTCAACGGGTGAAGTTGCTTGTTTTGGGAATTCTTTCTATGATGCACTATCCAAATCATATTTGGCTGCAGGATACTCGTTACCCACTGCAGGAGCGGCATTAATTACAATAGGAGGAACCAGAAATAAGGAAAAACTACTTCCAATCGTTTCCCTAATATCTGCACTAGGTTTCAAAATATTGGCAACTGAACATACTGCAGAATACTTTAAGAAATCTGGACTCGAAAATGTGGAATTAGTCTATAAAATTAGCGAGCCCGAAAGAAATCCTAACATACTATCGCTACTTACAGAAAGGAAAATAAATTTTATTGTAAATATACCTTCTACATCCACAATTGAAAAATATGTTGGAATGCTTTATGATGAATATCAAATACGACGCAAAGCAGTAGAAATGGGAGTACCGGTTCTCACCACTGTGGAAAGTACAGTTTCATTCGTGAAAACTCTGGAGTGGACTAAGCACAATGAGCCGACAGTAAGACCAATGGATAGTTACTAA
- the carA gene encoding glutamine-hydrolyzing carbamoyl-phosphate synthase small subunit, giving the protein MDYKAKLILDDGSIFEGKGFGFPTSVSGEIVFNTGMVGYTETLTDPSYRGQILCFTYPSIGNYGVPSQQELDDFGLPKFFESERIQTRGLIVNNLSNVSSHWCCEKTLDQWLFEEKIPGVCDVDTRELTKKIRSNGVMNARIVMDKSENQDDESFDYDSYNFMPEVSISKPTYYGKELSPKIVLIDTGTKYSIIRNLLRLGFQVVRLPWDSSIDQVMAHNPAGVVLSNGPGDPIVCKETIETASKLIERSIPTLGICLGNQILALAGGAKTHKLKFGHRGQNKSCRDLFSEHTLITSQNHGYGIESESLDKTDFEIWFKNIDDQTVEGLKHLEKPIIAVQFHPEASPGPDDCLYVFDKFKDLVKAHKIVTP; this is encoded by the coding sequence ATAGATTATAAGGCAAAACTAATTCTAGATGATGGTTCTATTTTTGAAGGCAAAGGATTTGGCTTTCCAACAAGTGTGTCAGGAGAAATAGTATTCAATACTGGTATGGTCGGGTATACAGAGACACTTACCGATCCATCATATAGGGGTCAAATATTATGTTTTACCTATCCTTCTATTGGTAATTACGGAGTTCCATCTCAGCAGGAATTAGACGATTTTGGCTTGCCTAAATTTTTTGAATCTGAGAGAATTCAAACAAGAGGTTTGATAGTTAATAATTTATCAAATGTCTCAAGTCACTGGTGTTGTGAGAAGACTCTAGATCAATGGCTATTTGAAGAGAAAATTCCAGGAGTTTGTGATGTTGATACCAGAGAATTGACAAAAAAGATTAGATCTAATGGTGTCATGAATGCTAGGATTGTAATGGATAAGTCTGAAAACCAGGACGATGAAAGTTTTGATTATGATTCTTATAATTTTATGCCCGAGGTTTCAATTAGTAAGCCTACCTATTACGGAAAAGAGTTATCTCCAAAAATTGTTCTAATTGATACCGGTACTAAATATAGCATTATAAGAAACCTTTTAAGACTTGGATTCCAGGTAGTGAGGCTGCCTTGGGACTCCTCAATAGATCAGGTAATGGCTCATAACCCGGCCGGTGTGGTTTTGAGCAACGGTCCTGGGGATCCGATAGTTTGTAAAGAAACTATAGAGACTGCTTCTAAGCTAATCGAAAGATCCATTCCTACTTTAGGCATTTGTTTAGGCAATCAAATTCTCGCTTTGGCAGGGGGTGCGAAAACACATAAGCTAAAATTTGGACATAGAGGTCAAAATAAAAGCTGTCGGGACCTATTTTCTGAGCATACGCTAATAACAAGTCAGAACCATGGATATGGAATCGAGTCAGAGAGCCTAGACAAGACTGATTTTGAGATATGGTTCAAGAATATTGATGATCAGACAGTTGAAGGCTTAAAACACTTGGAAAAGCCAATTATAGCAGTACAGTTTCATCCCGAAGCCTCACCTGGTCCTGACGACTGTTTGTATGTCTTTGATAAGTTTAAAGATCTAGTAAAGGCACATAAAATCGTGACACCATAG